The proteins below are encoded in one region of Natranaerovirga hydrolytica:
- a CDS encoding ABC transporter permease subunit, producing MKEIVKYEMYKTLKRPIVIIVAIILIVFNFWNIIFGSFYNEPTYGMGYDKERVNQLQQEQVEFEGYINEQWIQNIQKEKESILNDQDNQISQDEREKKIKELLERGFALEVIEENPIFFIKEEVLYSRELQRLEEPEVASNFYHYASAYGTDKGAYYRENYEGAKGEALALKAEEMFDFLSNEHTVYYAYSWGWSRVLAIQTLLPFTIGIFLIVALSPIFSSEYKKNTDSILLSSKYGKNKLIRGKIMSAFSIAISVWLGMQILNAVVTFSLFGMTGWKSFVQNWAVNPSPYTFNYLTNYLMVVAFSFTGLLFLTSLILLVSSRSKGAFGALLISGFLTLVPSQLSFSRGIIERIRLLFPSNVLIGVDYFKNFDGVYMFDRVIMFPVVVIVFSIMVTMLMLIGSYRGFSKRQVKH from the coding sequence ATGAAAGAAATCGTAAAATACGAAATGTACAAGACTTTAAAGAGACCAATCGTCATTATAGTGGCTATTATTTTAATAGTATTTAATTTTTGGAACATTATATTTGGCAGTTTTTATAATGAACCAACTTATGGCATGGGTTATGACAAAGAAAGAGTTAATCAATTACAACAAGAACAAGTTGAGTTTGAAGGGTACATAAATGAACAGTGGATACAAAACATACAAAAAGAAAAGGAAAGTATACTCAATGATCAAGACAATCAAATTTCACAGGACGAAAGAGAGAAAAAAATCAAAGAGTTATTAGAAAGAGGTTTTGCATTAGAAGTCATAGAGGAAAATCCGATATTTTTCATAAAGGAAGAAGTCCTTTATAGTAGGGAGCTACAGCGGTTAGAAGAACCAGAAGTGGCATCGAACTTTTATCACTATGCCAGTGCCTATGGAACAGATAAAGGGGCATATTATCGAGAAAATTATGAAGGTGCTAAAGGAGAAGCATTGGCTTTGAAAGCAGAAGAAATGTTTGATTTTTTAAGCAATGAGCACACGGTATATTACGCATACAGTTGGGGATGGTCAAGGGTTCTTGCTATTCAAACCCTACTGCCCTTTACAATAGGAATATTTTTGATTGTTGCACTGTCCCCTATATTTTCATCAGAATACAAAAAAAATACAGACTCCATTTTGCTTAGTTCAAAATATGGTAAAAACAAATTAATTCGAGGGAAGATAATGTCTGCTTTTAGCATCGCAATTAGCGTTTGGTTAGGCATGCAAATTTTAAATGCAGTGGTAACCTTTTCGCTTTTTGGAATGACAGGTTGGAAATCATTTGTTCAAAATTGGGCTGTCAATCCAAGTCCATATACATTTAATTATTTAACCAACTACTTAATGGTTGTAGCATTTAGTTTTACAGGATTGTTATTTTTAACGTCTTTGATACTATTGGTATCCTCTAGAAGCAAAGGCGCTTTTGGGGCATTGCTTATCAGTGGTTTTTTAACGTTAGTTCCTTCTCAATTATCTTTTAGTAGAGGTATAATAGAAAGAATAAGATTGCTTTTTCCCTCAAATGTTTTGATCGGTGTTGATTACTTTAAGAATTTTGATGGGGTATATATGTTTGATCGAGTGATTATGTTTCCTGTAGTTGTTATTGTATTTTCCATTATGGTCACTATGTTAATGTTAATAGGTAGCTATAGAGGCTTTAGTAAACGTCAAGTAAAGCATTAA
- a CDS encoding YetF domain-containing protein — MAYLKITFRILTIMGMLLAMVLWTGRRKIGELPVFDFLTILIVGNVVGADIADPNIEHLPTAYAVVLLIGLQYVMSLYTIKNRKFGKKVTFDPILIIQDGRIIKSNLKKVKYSLENVLMFLREKGIFDIREVEYAIVEDSGNISVMKKSQFQPLTPDDMKMSIKYKGLTLPLIIDGKVCEDNLKKINLNKNWLKEELKKHQIKEFEEVFYVEINVDGKLAISRMVESSYVAKGFMMD, encoded by the coding sequence ATGGCATATTTGAAGATAACCTTTAGGATTCTAACGATAATGGGTATGTTATTGGCAATGGTTTTATGGACTGGAAGAAGAAAGATAGGTGAGCTTCCTGTATTTGATTTTCTAACCATTTTAATAGTAGGTAATGTCGTGGGAGCTGATATTGCAGATCCAAATATAGAGCATTTGCCAACAGCATATGCAGTCGTATTGTTAATAGGATTACAATACGTTATGAGTCTGTACACCATTAAAAATCGAAAGTTTGGCAAAAAAGTAACGTTTGATCCTATTCTAATTATACAAGATGGTCGAATCATAAAGTCTAATTTAAAGAAAGTAAAGTACTCTCTTGAAAATGTATTGATGTTTTTAAGAGAAAAAGGGATTTTTGATATACGAGAGGTGGAATATGCCATTGTTGAGGACAGTGGTAATATTAGTGTAATGAAGAAATCTCAATTCCAACCTTTAACACCAGATGATATGAAAATGTCCATAAAGTACAAAGGGTTGACTTTGCCGCTTATTATAGATGGGAAAGTTTGTGAGGACAATTTAAAAAAAATCAATCTCAATAAAAATTGGTTAAAAGAAGAATTGAAAAAACATCAGATCAAAGAGTTTGAAGAAGTTTTTTATGTTGAGATAAATGTAGACGGTAAATTAGCTATTTCTAGGATGGTAGAATCCAGTTACGTTGCAAAAGGTTTTATGATGGATTAG
- a CDS encoding voltage-gated chloride channel family protein, whose amino-acid sequence MSSNNNDSNSTIPATKERYSTFFTTLFCWVLWGSIIGIVVGSTSTLLINLNDYLTEVRQNNPYLIFFLPLGGIIIGYLYMYHGKGSRKGNDMVLEHIHHGQGKIPLIMGPMVFVCTFITHLLGGSTGREGAAIQMGASISESVNRLFKVNKIDRKILILSGISGGFGSAFGAPLAGTIFGMEAVMIGKTRYEALIPCFVSSFVSHYVAEAWGIQHDTFTIQTVPQINGINVLKVIGLSIIFGLISIAYSQSRHEIKSLSDKYLKNLMFRAFVGGIVLIALTYLIGSRDYLGRGLPMVNQAFEGQVPYFAFLAKIVFTAITMGTGFRGGEVIPLFFIGATLGNTLSFLVNLPTSFLAALGMISVFAGAANTPITAFLLSVEMFHGEAVTFFFMACMISFIFSGHHGIYAAQKIFEPKSRMLNLPQGQTIKFIEENKKV is encoded by the coding sequence ATGAGTTCAAATAATAATGATTCTAATTCTACTATTCCTGCTACAAAAGAGCGCTATTCCACATTTTTTACCACTCTTTTTTGTTGGGTATTATGGGGGAGTATCATAGGTATTGTTGTAGGCTCTACTTCCACTTTATTAATCAATCTTAATGATTATCTTACTGAAGTTAGACAAAACAATCCTTATTTAATATTTTTTCTTCCTTTAGGCGGTATTATAATTGGATACTTATATATGTACCATGGTAAAGGTTCTCGAAAAGGTAATGATATGGTATTAGAACATATACACCACGGCCAAGGAAAAATTCCTTTAATTATGGGACCTATGGTTTTTGTGTGCACGTTTATCACTCACTTACTTGGTGGATCCACTGGTAGGGAAGGTGCTGCTATACAAATGGGCGCTAGCATTTCAGAAAGTGTCAATCGTTTGTTTAAAGTTAATAAAATCGATCGTAAAATTTTAATTCTAAGTGGTATAAGTGGTGGTTTCGGCTCTGCCTTTGGTGCCCCATTAGCTGGAACAATTTTTGGAATGGAAGCTGTTATGATTGGTAAAACAAGGTACGAAGCACTCATACCTTGTTTTGTTTCTAGTTTTGTTAGTCATTATGTAGCAGAAGCTTGGGGTATTCAGCATGATACCTTTACCATACAAACTGTTCCTCAAATTAATGGCATTAATGTTTTAAAAGTGATTGGACTATCTATTATTTTTGGATTGATAAGCATTGCCTATAGTCAATCACGGCATGAAATCAAAAGTCTTTCAGACAAATATCTAAAAAATCTTATGTTCCGTGCCTTTGTTGGTGGAATTGTACTAATTGCATTAACCTATTTAATTGGGTCTAGAGATTATCTTGGGCGTGGACTACCCATGGTTAACCAAGCTTTTGAAGGACAAGTACCTTATTTTGCTTTTTTAGCTAAAATTGTCTTCACTGCAATTACTATGGGAACTGGATTTCGAGGTGGAGAAGTCATACCTCTTTTCTTTATAGGCGCAACTTTAGGCAATACTTTATCGTTTTTAGTCAATTTGCCTACTTCTTTTCTTGCAGCTTTAGGAATGATTTCTGTTTTTGCTGGGGCAGCCAATACACCTATTACAGCATTCCTTTTAAGTGTAGAAATGTTTCATGGAGAAGCTGTAACTTTTTTCTTTATGGCTTGTATGATTAGTTTTATTTTCTCTGGACACCATGGTATTTATGCTGCACAAAAAATATTTGAACCTAAAAGTAGGATGCTAAATTTACCTCAAGGACAAACAATAAAATTTATTGAAGAAAACAAAAAAGTTTAG
- a CDS encoding DUF1657 domain-containing protein, whose product MTVKSDLEKVLAYCEVVKGNYAIMAESTEDQQAKDTFNHMKSDINTHMDFLNNRLQYITQNNELNKDN is encoded by the coding sequence ATGACTGTAAAAAGTGATTTAGAGAAAGTTTTAGCTTATTGTGAAGTTGTAAAGGGCAACTATGCTATTATGGCAGAATCCACAGAAGATCAACAAGCAAAAGATACCTTTAACCATATGAAATCTGATATAAATACCCATATGGATTTTCTTAACAATCGATTACAATATATTACTCAAAACAATGAATTAAATAAAGACAATTAA
- a CDS encoding DUF6036 family nucleotidyltransferase, with protein MDMFNRTGLMDKNKLFEIFEYLNERLKENQLQLEITIYGGSIMTMVYDNRPATKDIDCVFSETNDKLLNSILDITKFTFNLSDGWINEEIKEPLKAILKEDKETYKIYSNLKILKPKAEQLLAMKVLAARPEPAKDFVDAYILCKDLNITTKDKLMEIISTYIPLTFLGDRQISFIRYLGEDLGYDWK; from the coding sequence ATGGATATGTTTAATCGTACGGGTTTAATGGATAAAAATAAACTCTTTGAAATATTTGAGTACTTAAACGAAAGATTAAAAGAAAATCAACTACAGCTTGAGATAACAATTTACGGCGGTTCTATTATGACTATGGTTTATGATAATAGACCGGCAACGAAAGATATAGATTGTGTATTTAGTGAAACTAATGATAAGTTATTAAACAGCATATTAGATATTACTAAGTTTACCTTTAACCTATCAGATGGATGGATTAATGAAGAGATTAAAGAACCTTTAAAGGCCATATTGAAAGAAGATAAAGAAACCTACAAAATCTACTCAAATCTAAAGATATTAAAACCTAAAGCTGAACAGCTATTAGCTATGAAAGTGCTAGCTGCAAGACCAGAACCAGCAAAAGATTTTGTTGATGCCTATATATTATGCAAAGATTTAAATATAACGACTAAGGATAAACTAATGGAAATCATTTCAACGTATATACCATTAACTTTTCTTGGAGACAGACAAATTAGTTTTATAAGATATTTAGGAGAGGATTTAGGTTATGATTGGAAATAA